ACAGGTATTAAGTTCAATAAAGAAACCAATATGGGAAATATAGTATTATTTATGCACGCATCGCTGGATGGCTTTGCGGCGGGCAAGAACGGCGAGATGCGCTGGATACGCGTAGATGAAGAAATTTTTGACTACGTGGGCGAGAGGATTGCGAAAACCAACACCGCATTATACGGGCGGATAACCTTTGAGATGATGGAAGGCTACTGGCCAACAGCCGGTGACCAGCCTAATGCCAGCAAGCACGACAAGGAGCACGCTGCCTGGTACAAAAGTGCGCACAAAGTAGTATTATCAAATACGCTGGACCAAACAGCCTTTACCAATACAACGGTAATTGGTAAGGACTATGCCACTGCCATTCCCCAATTAAAGAAAGAAACAACAGGCGATATCCTGGTATTTGGCAGCCCGACCGCAACACATGCCCTGCTGACCG
This region of Mucilaginibacter yixingensis genomic DNA includes:
- a CDS encoding dihydrofolate reductase family protein, with the protein product MGNIVLFMHASLDGFAAGKNGEMRWIRVDEEIFDYVGERIAKTNTALYGRITFEMMEGYWPTAGDQPNASKHDKEHAAWYKSAHKVVLSNTLDQTAFTNTTVIGKDYATAIPQLKKETTGDILVFGSPTATHALLTENLIDECWLFVNPVLLGEGIPVFKGIKEQQSLKLMNTHVFSSGVVCLQHEVQR